A stretch of the Aegilops tauschii subsp. strangulata cultivar AL8/78 chromosome 4, Aet v6.0, whole genome shotgun sequence genome encodes the following:
- the LOC109780150 gene encoding uncharacterized protein yields the protein MATPLKGVEGTRVARNPENVYLPPMARTAQEGDEQGGTSSTRSLSGSTRKRRKHYLYLVFDDWAYGYSIRRINLFPDSRRRKQTAFSARADVQCLPPALFRLEAAHGSLEYFASAFGTRILAMHTRDPGGKRLLAGTFVPMLDVSSLSMTFCPGQEYPINPIYLSAGNKLFCLSEASFEMLQWEPLCPPPLGRRRKKEWSWQRLEDPPFRKYMVTSYAVDVNPEACTFLVSTKYGTFSYHTARNRWSQVGSWVLPFDGRGHFNTHLVAFVGLSKHKHTLGQLYSCQFNAGGDPTIKLGKEKLFSQDPTERHVGATLVYLGPVYMEQDFTGRTKFCLVECVAIEGDGAGQELKEERDVSRSGYSADQEVKVEADVADQEVKEEADVAGQGLQEGRDVSQSGYSADQELKEEADVADQALKEKGVVSWPGCSTEDDSAVQEFNEQRDAWPPGCSLYRLTTFSLSYDNKGDLTTANSHRVQYYKVPEAITKSYLVEDPVAFCM from the coding sequence ATGGCAACGCCTTTGAAAGGAGTCGAAGGAACCAGAGTGGCAAGAAATCCAGAAAATGTTTACCTTCCCCCGATGGCGCGTACAGCACAAGAAGGCGACGAGCAAGGAGGAACAAGTTCAACGCGTTCACTGTCTGGTTCGACGAGAAAGCGTCGGAAGCATTACCTTTACCTTGTCTTTGATGACTGGGCGTACGGATATAGCATCCGCAGGATAAACTTGTTTCCCGACTCTCGCCGCCGTAAGCAGACTGCTTTCTCAGCACGAGCAGATGTGCAGTGCCTGCCTCCGGCTCTCTTCCGCTTGGAGGCAGCGCATGGATCGCTGGAGTACTTTGCGTCAGCCTTTGGCACCAGGATCTTGGCGATGCATACCAGGGATCCCGGAGGCAAGAGATTGTTGGCCGGGACCTTCGTTCCCATGTTGGACGTCTCCTCGCTGAGCATGACCTTTTGCCCTGGCCAGGAATATCCGATTAATCCCATTTATCTCTCCGCCGGCAATAAGCTATTCTGCCTGAGCGAAGCCTCCTTCGAGATGCTCCAATGGGAGCCTCTCTGCCCGCCGCCGCTGGGTCGACGTCGCAAAAAGGAGTGGTCGTGGCAACGGCTCGAGGATCCGCCATTCAGAAAATATATGGTCACTTCCTACGCTGTGGATGTGAACCCTGAAGCATGCACCTTCCTCGTCAGCACCAAGTACGGCACCTTCTCCTATCACACGGCACGGAATCGGTGGTCCCAGGTTGGCAGTTGGGTGCTGCCCTTTGACGGCCGTGGTCACTTTAACACGCACCTCGTGGCCTTTGTTGGGCTCTCCAAACACAAGCACACCCTCGGCCAACTCTACTCCTGCCAATTCAACGCCGGGGGTGACCCCACCATTAAGCTTGGCAAGGAGAAGCTGTTCAGCCAGGACCCAACTGAGAGGCATGTAGGTGCCACCCTCGTCTACCTGGGACCAGTCTACATGGAACAAGACTTCACGGGCCGGACAAAATTCTGCCTTGTAGAGTGCGTCGCCATTGAGGGCGACGGTGCTGGTCAGGAGCTGAAGGAAGAGCGAGATGTGAGCCGATCCGGTTACAGTGCTGATCAGGAGGTTAAGGTAGAGGCAGATGTGGCTGATCAGGAGGTCAAGGAAGAGGCAGATGTGGCTGGTCAGGGGCTCCAGGAAGGGCGAGATGTGAGCCAATCTGGTTACAGTGCTGATCAGGAACTCAAGGAAGAGGCAGATGTGGCTGATCAGGCGCTCAAGGAAAAGGGAGTTGTGAGCTGGCCTGGATGCTCTACTGAAGATGACAGTGCTGTTCAGGAGTTCAATGAACAGCGAGATGCATGGCCACCGGGTTGCTCTCTGTATCGTTTGACCACATTCTCGCTCAGCTATGACAACAAAGGAGACCTGACGACTGCCAATAGCCATCGGGTGCAATACTACAAAGTGCCTGAAGCAATCACTAAGTCGTACCTAGTTGAAGATCCTGTGGCATTTTGCATGTAA
- the LOC141021865 gene encoding uncharacterized protein, protein MRLVKQKARRQSTEKQAFIIQETRKLQDAGVIREVRYPEWLANQVIVPKKGGKECMVYCYTCMPFGLRNAGATFQWLMHIALDQQLRRNAEAYVDDRVVKSREAKTLIEDLEEMFASLRKVDLRLNPEKEMQKLAGCMTSLGRFISKLGEHALPFFKLMKRKGPFEWTPKADAAFQDLKRYLTSPPVMVASRPLEPLVLYLAATPHSASAALLALREESPIKDPQQVAQSPSEAQQPRDGASEASADPTANIPPEAQANPPARGDPEAKAHEVAADAASDETPEGQHPQETQDLTNTSSLVEHPVYFVSMGHPIKVVLAYPLERVLQSPNAAGRVAEWNIELQVFQLEFSTTRVIKGMALADFVAEWTDVPDRGICEDRSLSPGDEAPDGWIMYFDGAFTRQGAGAGAVLISPAKYNLFYAVQLCFQQGEKVSNNIAEYEGLLAGLRAAEALGVKRHTIRDDSQLHINFSNKEYTPKDEHMEAYLEGVRKMEKRFLGLELQHVPRGTNKEADDIAKRASRRLPQELGVFEERLFKPSTAPPIAAPAPPQEDLPRAPATGAPACGPTSGIRPLLALEPREGCWTEEFKTYLLHGTLPEKEEDAEHVARQATAYCIRDGELEQGLELLADIHGGDCGHHSSSRTLVGKAFCSGFYWPTALNDATELVRSCEACQFHAKQIHQPTQGLQTIPLTWSFAV, encoded by the exons ATGCGCCTAGTGAAGCAGAAGGCCCGACGACAGTCCACCGAGAAGCAGGCGTTCATcatccaagaaacccgcaagctcCAGGATGCTGGTGTCATCCGGGAGGTGCGGTACCCGGAGTGGTTGGCAAACCAAGTCATCGTCCCCAAGAAAGGGGGGAAGGAGtgcat ggtgtactgctacacctgcatgccttTCGGATTGCGCAATGCTGGGGCTACCTTCCAGTGGCTAATGCACATCGCCCTGGACCAGCAGCTCAGGAGGAACGCTGAGGCCTACGTTGATGACAgagtggtgaagtctcgggaggcgaagACCCTGATCGAGGACCTGGAGGAAATGTTTGCCAGCCTGCGCAaggtggacctgcggctcaatcccgagaa GGAGATGCAGAAACTGGCGGGCTGCATGACCTcactggggcgcttcatctccaaatTGGGGGAGCACGCCCTCCCGTTTTTCAAGCTGATGAAAAGGAAGGGGCCGTTTGAGTGGACCCCTAAAGCTGATGCGGcctttcaagacctcaagagatacctgaccagcccgccGGTGATGGTAGCGTCGCGCCCTCTTGAACCCTTGGTGCTCtacttggccgccacccctcaCTCTGCCAGCGCTGCTCTGCTGGCACTAAGAGAAGAGAGCCCAATCAAGGACCCTCAGCAGGTCGCCCAGTCACCAAGCGAGGCGCAGCAGCCTCGGGATGGCGCTTCTGAGGCTTCAGCTGACCCGACAGCCAATATCCCTCCTGAGGCTCAAGCCAACCCTCCAGCCAGAGGGGATCCTGAGGCCAAGGCTCATGAGGTCGCGGCTGACGCGGCGAGTGATGAGACACCCGAAGGTCAGCATCCTCAAGAAACACAAGACCTCACCAACACCTCCTCCCTCGTCGAGCATCCGGTCTACTTCGTCAGCATG ggccaccccatcaaggtcgtcttaGCCTACCCACTGGAGAGGGTACTCCAGAGCCCCAATGCCGCCGGGAGGGTCGcagagtggaacatcgagctacaGGTGTTCCAGCtcgagttcagcaccaccagggtcatcaagggcaTGGCCCTTGCAGATTTCGTGGCAGAGTGGACTGACGTCCCTGACCGCGGAATATGCGAGGATCGCTCCCTCTCGCCTGGAGACGAGGCGCCAGACGGGTggatcatgtacttcgatggtgcGTTCACACGACAGGGCGCAGGGGCTGGAGCCGTCCTCATCTCACCTGCCAAGTACAATCTCTTCTACGCTGTACAACTCTGTTTCCAGCAGGGCGaaaaggtctccaacaacatcgcggaataCGAAGGCCTACTCGCCGGCCTCAGGGCTGCGGAGGCACTGGGAGTGAAGCGCCACACCATCAGGGACGATTCCCAGCTCCacatcaacttctccaacaaagagTACACACccaaggacgagcacatggaagcATACCTGGAAGGGGTACGCAAAATGGAGAAACGATTCTTAGGCTTGGAATTACAGCACGTGCCACGAGGCACGAACAAGGAggcggacgacatcgccaagagggcatcCAGGCGGCTACCTCAGGAGCTAGGAGTATTTGAAGAACGACTCTTCAAGCCATCGACGGCTCCACCCATTGCGGCACCAGCACCACCTCAGGAGGACCTGCCCCGAGCTCCAGCAACAGGCgccccggcctgtggcccaaCCTCAGGGATCCGCCCGCTCCTCGCGCTCGAGCCCcgggaggggtgctggaccgaggaGTTCAAGACGTACCTGCTCCATGGGACcttgccggagaaggaagaggatgcAGAGCACGTGGCTCGTCAGGCCACCGCGTACTGCATCCGGGACGGTGAGCT ggagcaggggcTCGAGCTGCTAGCAGACATACATGGTGGGGATTGCGGACACCACTCTTCATCACGCACCCTCGTGGGCAAGGCGTTCTGCAGTgggttctattggcccacagcacTCAACGACGCCACCGAGCTGGTGCGCTCAtgcgaagcctgccagttccatgccaagcagatccaccaACCTACgcagggcctccagactatcccactcACGTGGTCGTTCGCGGTCTAG